The following DNA comes from Meles meles chromosome 8, mMelMel3.1 paternal haplotype, whole genome shotgun sequence.
agacagaaaaagaaggaaggaaaaagaacagaagaggaagaaataacaaatattagaGAACAAGataaaggcaagcagagagggaaggaatctAGTGGGAAACAGAATGGCagaatagatgaacagataaactgGAAGTGAATAAGAACCATGGAGAACATTGAGACAAcaataaatggaaacaaagtcataacagagaaaagaaaatgtgacagtGTGTTCATAATAGGAGCATCTTTGTTCAGAAATGATCCCAACTGCCCCCCCCCAATAGGAAACCCAGTTCCTCAACCAAACCTTCCCACCTCACCCTGGATACTGAGTCCTTCACTTTACTCTCTTCACTGCATTCTAAGCCCAGGTGAAGACCATCATTACCAACACCTGTGCTCCCAGAGAGTTCTAGCATTCCTACCAGGAACTTCAACTTCTGTCTGAAGTTAAGCAATGTTCTCCTCTGTCAAAGTGGATAACTCCTGGAGCTCCAGAATTTGGTAAAAAAGCATGACATAAGACACCATCTGGTCCATCAAAGGGCCAATAATCTCCATGGGCTGTGGGCAATGACACAAGTTATTGTCACAATGGGGGATCAGGGAAAGGGCAGGAATGATCATAGTAAGCCTCAGTGGCTTGGAGTACCATGCAACTGGATAACACTAGAGGTGTGAGAGGGTTAAGGCACCATCTATGCAGAGGAATGGGGTGGCACCAAAAATCTAGCCATGTCTTATCTTCTGTGGTAAAAGAAGAGAAGATGGCAGAGATTGAGTGAAGATTATACGTTAGCCACAAAAACTTCcccaaatggaaggaaaatggagAAGGAAACTTAGACACTgcagtgtttgttttgttttgttttttattttatttatttatttgacagacagagatcacaagcaggcagagaggcaggcagagagagaggaggaagcaggctccacactgagcagaaacgtgggggctcgatcccaggaccccgggatcatgacctgagctgaaggcagaggctttaacccactgagccacccaggtgccccaacaccgCAGTGTTTTATAAATAGGTTGGATTAACTTTGAATAGCATTTCAACAGATTTAAGGACTACACAACTGCCTTTTGACAGGCAAATGTATAGTCACCATCCTTCACTCTGTTCACTACACAGTGCATCTCATCCTCTAATCTCCTGCTACATTAGACTGAAGATGTCTTCTCTGTGTTATAGATTTATCGATTTCCATTAgctttgtctgattttttttcaaaagctggACTGGTGGACTGGGTTTTTGTTTATAGATTGATACCATTTGCCCTTTACATGGGACAACATGCCCTCCCTCCCATGTCAGTTTCTTACCTAAGACCCAGAAAGAAACCTTGATGTCTGTGTCTTGATTTTTCACTTGTTAGAAAATCAAGGGGGTCGCGTTGCTCCAGATGGAAAGTGCATCTTGCTTAATGTCTTTCACCGTGGATTGGCTTATATCTCTTGGGTAATTGATAATCCTGAAAGAAGAAATCTTTAGGTGGAATATCTCAGAGGTATGGGAATTATCCTATGTGTAAAAAAGAGCAAGTCTACTTTGGGGCAAATCACTTAATATTTGGGGGCCTCATTTTGCTCATCTGTACATTAAATTCCCAAAGAATTAAACCTGCAAAGTATAGATTCCTAAGAATTTAGGCATTTGTTAGATTTCTGAGAATTTTATCAAATTCCCCACCTTCTTAGGTAAACTAAAGTCTGGAAACCACAGCCCtacaaaataattatgaaaaaataaacaatgtagATTCAGTTGAAAAACGTGCAGCTTTCTATATACATTAGTATTGCTTGGCTTCCATGGCTTTGGATCCCCCCACAGAGAGAGTAGCCTAGTCAGGGAgcaaaaatacatcaaaattctctgctataaacaccccaccaccaccagcaccaccacaaaacattaaaaaaaaaaagatttaacttaGCAGAAGTCAGTAGAAGTGCCTCCTGGAGGCACCTATCACTACAGGCCTTAACAATAAACACCTGTAGGTCAGAGTGTACGTCTTCCCTTTAGAACTTCCTGAGAGAGCAGAGTCATTAGCCGTATCAGTTACTCCACAATGGGGTTTGTGTGGCATAGTCAGCATCTGCTCATTCTGTAGGTCTGTCTCATTCAGATGAAATGATGGCTGGTGCTGTATCTTTTCTCTCTGGGTGAAGAGTGGTGACTCTTTCTTGGTCTGGAAAATCTGATGGAAATAGTCCTGAGTGAAAGACAAGGAAGGGATAAGTAATAAGAGAGGATAAGGGCAGACTTGCACCGCCAGCAACCTGGGGCAGAGCCTCATTTGAGGTTCTGGGAAGGGTGGGGCTTTGTGTATCTGACCTTCCTAAACTTCCTGTTCTCAGTTGAATGATGACAATTATCCCTGATTTTCCTGTCATGGggagacaataaaataaaactgacctGGATAGCCTGTTAAATATTCTCCCAAAATAAAGCATCCAGTGTCAGGATAGAGATGCCCAAGAATAAAGGTCGTAAGGTACTAGGTGGCACTTGCCCAGAGAAGTTGGTGTATTGTCTTTCTGACTGATTGAGGATTGAGGTGTTCTCAGTCAGGACAGAATCTCTGACTCCCATGACATAAAATTCGGTCATTTCTGCATATCCAGTTCAtttgcatttattcattccattccattaaaataattttttggagCTTATTCATTAGCTACTCTCTGCCTCCATTAACTTTCTTACCATCTGATACTGAATTTCAGCTTCTGGGGGGGAAAGTGCACCTTATATTATAGTTGGGCTGTATCTGTATCTACGTTTGAACTCGAATACTTTAAGGGCAGTACTTATCCTATCATAACTAGGCCTACACCACAGTTCTTACGATAGTACTTGATAGAAACTCATGATTCATTTTTACAGTTTATATAAAATTACATGCTTATGCCTTTATTTAATTGTGGACTTGGCTGGGCACTCAGAGGCATATGATATAGCATATTTTTCTGGGCTAAGTATGAGCAGGAAATTTTACCCAGTCCCTGAGTATTTACAAAGTACACAATTAACACTAGTTTCAGTTATTTTGGATGCCTAAAAAGTCTGGAACAAATTTGCAGTTTCTTGAGGAATTTGAAAGTGTGGAGTAGGGAGTTTGAGAGGTTTCTCTGTCCACAGGAAGGACATATTTATTAATCCATTTAAATGATATCCCCTGATTGCTTACCACCTGCAGACTCAGAGATGCCAACCCTGAGTGTTCATCCTATGCCCTTCCAGAAAGCTAagagtggggaagggaagcaCTGCAGTGGAATTATTCACTAGGCACCATTAGCACACTTTTAGGGGCCCAGAAATGATTTCATTACTtctaaaatcagaagaaaaaaaccttcgagcctgaagaaaatgaaaaatgatttaatatgtaatattaatatattcatttctGTGCCATGAGGTAACTCTATACTATGGATATATCACATAGTAGAAGAATAGCCCACAGTAGTCATGATGTGACAGCATGGTCTAATTGGCACACCAACCTTAATAAAGTCCAATCCTTTAAACTTAAACTTAAGTTCTGCAGCAGGGGGCACTGGGAAGGCCAGGCACCAAGGCAGGAAAACAGTAACCTTTTTATGGCAGGCTACATGGCAAATGTTCGTTTCTCCCCCTGCCTGAACTCATGTACCTAACATTGATCATGGAGCCTTTATAGCCCTGTCAGCTACATCCACTGACTCATGCTGCGAGTTGCCATTTCTTTGCACTGGTTAGTGTTGTCATAGTCTTTCCCGAGCTGAAGGCCGAATGGTCAGGCTGGCAGGGTGATGACAACAGCCATGGGATTTATTTTCCCATTCACACCTGATGGCCCTCAGGATACCTGGCCCAGCGCCATCAGAGGAAATAGTGGTATATCTCAGGTTATAGGgaacattattatttaaaaatggagaGGGGAAAAAGCTCAAGAAATAGGAGACATAGGGACAATTTATGACAGCTTTATATATAGAATAATTTCTTTACTAGTCACAGGCATATATTATCTTCCTCcagaagtgaaagagagagaggattaTGAAAGTGAGGAAGAGGGTAGCATCCACGATTGTGAAAATTTAGATCAGAATATGAAAAGTCTCTGAGACCCATATAGAAGAGTTATAGGGGCACACAGAATGAGAAAGTTGCTAAAAATATGTTTGAGAAAATAAGTCAACTGACAAattgagagagacacagattTATATATACAGGAAAAGATTTCAGCTCATAGCCTTTGAAATCATACAAATATGAGTATGAATATTAACTCTGCTACCTAAAAGCTGATCTACCTTAAGCAAGTTATTTAATACTGTAAAATCTCTGTCTCTTTATCTgcaaattaaggaaaataataatattcacatAGTTTGATGTGTAAGGGAGATAGAAACTGATCACTGTGCTTGGTAAAAGTATTCACAATTGGTAAGAGCTGTTTTATAATTATCATTACCTTGACCCTGACACAAAAATTGAAGGAGAAACAAAGACTTGGAGATACTGAGAGAGAATGCTTCGAACACTTGAGCACTTTCTGAGTACCCAGACCTGAAGCTGCCTCcaatgaagaagacacagaatgaatggatgtgtttccatttcttgcTATCAGGAGCTCATCCTTTGGCAACCACAGGGACAACTGCTACGTGCCTCTCTCCTCCTATTCCTGCCAGTTCCTtccaataaatgaaagaggaTAAGATGACTCTGAAGAGAGTAGAAATAGGATGGTGCACAGATGGAGCAAGTAGGGGTGTTCATTACTTCTGCCTCACCTCTAAAACTCTAGATCCCCACCTCTACATCAATTCCTTCTGacaattgatcttttttttttcctgacaattgatcttttttttttttaaaaaaaagattttatttatttatttgacagagagagatcacaagtaggcagagaggcaggcagagagagaggaagaagcaggttccctgtggagcagagagcccgatgcggggctcgatcccaggaccctgagatcatgacctgagccaaaggcagcggcttaatccactgagccacccaggcgccccctgacaaTTGATCTTAATCAAATTTCTCTATTCTTCCAGGGGTGCCTACTCCCTAAACATGATACCATCTGTCACTGTCCTGCAAACACAGCCTCAATAAGGCAAATTGGTTTGCCTTCtcctatactctgaaaacatGCTCTTCTAGGGTAGTGAAACTTCCACTAGtgctcctttggagaagtgtagcCCTCTGCTTGTCTCCCCATCCCTATCTTCTTCACGGCTGGGAAAGACACCATATTTGATTGAGATTTCACTGCCTTGACAATATTTGGCATTGAGAAGTGGTGAAAGACAGGGTGTGAAGACTCTGCCAACCATGATCTTGACATAAAGACCAGGCTCACAATTTCATTAAATGTTAGCCTGATAGCAAGACATAATAGAAGCCAGAGTTCTAGGACTGGGGCctatagtaaaaacaaaaatcaaataacaGGTGTTAAGGATGGGAACTGAGGATCACATAAGAACAtgtaaaacaggggcacctgggtggctcagtgggttaagcctctgccttcggctccggtcatgatctcagggtcctgggatcaagccccacatcaggctctctgctcagtggggagcctgcttccccccctctctctgcctgtttctctgcctacttgtgatttctatcaaataaataaataaaatcttaaaaaaaaagaatatgtaaaacATATGCACTTATTGAGGCCTGATTAAACAAGTCTGTATTTTATGCCTTTGGggaatattataataattttacagattaaaagataagacttgaaaataaaagatgacaTACTAATGTCAAGTAGTTAAGGAATAAAGTTAGTTTCAAATTCAACACTGAAATGTTCCACCAATAATTGtgaacaaaattatatatatatagatgacaGATAATTGATCAATTGATAGATGATAGCTAGGTAGAGGAGAGCAGACCACTACGCAACAACATCAGGGAACCAATTACCGACACGTGCAACAAAACAAGCAACATCAAAAACATTACGTTGAGCTAAAGGTGTGTGATTATATAGTAACATTTAGGGGaagttctagaaaaggcaaactaaTTTGTGGAGAGAAAACTGAACAGGGATTTCCTTTGTAGAGGGGAGAGAGGATTGATGGTAAAACACCTACACAAGGGAACTTTATCAAATGATAACACCTTCTATTTCTTGACTAGAACATGGATAATATAAGAGGATTCACTTCAAAACTCACTAAACCATACTCAGTTATCTTTGCCTTTACCATAAGCTAATTATACTtccataaaaataagtattatttatttaaataactaaGAGAAATTGTAGATCAGTAAGGTACCAGATGTTACACACACTTCATCCTGAATGTATGGGACTACTACCATTATCTATATAAATGGTAATATCTGTTGCTGGGAGCCATGAGGCCTGGTCGAGGGCATTGCCCCACTAGGTTAAGGTTTGAACTGATGAAGGCCTAATCCTGCCGAGGGCAGGATAGCCCCATAGGCTGCCAAGGGCTGGATAACCCCACAGATAAGCATGGTCTGATAGTCTCT
Coding sequences within:
- the MMP26 gene encoding LOW QUALITY PROTEIN: matrix metalloproteinase-26 (The sequence of the model RefSeq protein was modified relative to this genomic sequence to represent the inferred CDS: substituted 1 base at 1 genomic stop codon) encodes the protein MLLVLLHVTVFLPWCLAFPVPPAAELKFKFKGLDFIKDYFHQIFQTKKESPLFTQREKIQHQPSFHLNETDLQNEQMLTMPHKPHCGVTDTANDSALSGSSKGKTYTLTYRIINYPRDISQSTVKDIKQDALSIWSNATPLIFXQVKNQDTDIKVSFWVLAHGDYWPFDGPDGVLCHAFLPNSGAPGVIHFDRGEHCLTSDRRFSLFLVAMHELGHSQGLLHSKNLNSIMYPRYVNRDLPTFHLDGDDIKIIQQPYGLCLLEGRISGQEIPLRVYCFLLSS